A single genomic interval of Penicillium psychrofluorescens genome assembly, chromosome: 2 harbors:
- a CDS encoding uncharacterized protein (ID:PFLUO_003905-T1.cds;~source:funannotate): MSVPTQPSSTGDHEYLVTPGEQNTQTNGIKPVHQDSDDHPDHAKEAYRLFNVWKDVALGPNISYSLQVHPSGGRAQTPSPVFHTPRIPWYRQRYHLPASFDLYAGGTVIRSSKDPQPEPEDRRSHIHYRGVEGVFTLRVDADIFSQPDGASEPVKRCSVRIARKGIGRTYSVQIYQDGSGSVQKFYWKGSKAALSLVEDREHDGNGNLKFFAADRPQEILAVWQNRTDRRILGSLSVLATLDEGPDGVLEALVVSCLAVVLSERLSGRGWLGGLGKSTG, from the exons ATGTCAGTACCGACACAGCCCTCCTCAACAGGTGATCATGAGTACCTCGTAACGCCCGGGGAGCAGAACACGCAGACAAATGGAATCAAGCCTGTGCACCAGGACTCGGACGATCATCCTGACCATGCAAAGGAGGCATACCGCTTGTTCAACGTCTGGAAAGAT GTCGCGCTAGGCCCAAACATTAGCTACAGCCTCCAAGTACACCCCAGCGGCGGACGAGCGCAGACTCCAAGCCCGGTCTTTCACACGCCGCGCATTCCCTGGTATCGACAGCGGTACCATCTTCCGGCATCGTTCGATCTATACGCAGGAGGCACAGTGATCCGCAGCAGCAAGGACCCCCAACCAGAGCCTGAAGACCGGCGCTCGCATATCCATTACCGTGGCGTTGAAGGTGTCTTTACACTTCGTGTGGACGCCGATATCTTCTCTCAGCCGGACGGTGCAAGCGAACCTGTCAAGCGGTGTTCTGTGAGAATTGCCCGCAAGGGCATTGGGAGAACGTACAGTGTTCAAATTTATCAGGATGGTTCTGGATCTGTACAAAAATTCTACTGGAAGGGATCCAAGGCTGCGCTGTCGCTTGTTGAGGATCGGGAGCACGATGGGAACGGCAATCTCAAGTTTTTTGCGGCGGATCGGCCGCAGGAGATCCTGGCTGTCTGGCAGAATCGGACGGATCGGCGGATTCTGGGTTCATTGAGCGTGCTGGCGACGCTGGATGAGGGTCCGGAtggggtgctggaggcgctggtAGTTAGTTGTTTGGCGGTGGTGCTTTCGGAGAGGTTGTCTGGTCGGGGATGGCTAGGTGGATTGGGGAAGTCCACTGGTTAG
- a CDS encoding uncharacterized protein (ID:PFLUO_003906-T1.cds;~source:funannotate), which produces MASKSTAIAWRAASARTRGLSATRWAQRPKINQCFSTSRYTSEAASSNPVETVKAAPKRAGRGAKRAFYGTSLALTLLVGYFYGTDTRASAHRYAIVPLIRAIYPDAEEAHHVGVDSLKLMYRYGLHPRERGNPDADGALATEVFGYTLTNPIGISAGLDKHADIPDALLEVGPAIVEVGGTTPLPQEGNPQPRVFRLPSQHAMINRYGLNSKGADHMAAVMKQRVRDFAHAAGLGEHDLSEQWILDGEAGVPPGSLVPGKLLAVQVAKNKLTPDADLDAIKRDYVYCVDRVARYADILVVNVSSPNTPGLRDLQATAPLTAILTAVVGAAKSVERKTKPFVMVKVSPDEDSNEQVSGICEAVWNSGVDGVIVGNTTNRRPDPLPAGFALPAQEQQTLKETGGYSGPQLFDRSVALVARYRALLDQGPSSSAEQDVESHSAPRKVIFASGGITNGQQALAALRAGASVAMMYTGLVYGGIGTVTRVKQELREELQKK; this is translated from the exons ATGGCATCCAAAAGCACCGCAATCGCCTGGAGAGCCGCCAGCGCACGGACTCGCGGCCTGTCTGCCACCCGCTGGGCCCAACGGCCAAAAATCAACCAGTGCTTCAGCACCTCGCGATATACATCCGAGGCAGCATCATCCAATCCGGTGGAGACAGTCAAGGCGGCGCCCAAGCGGGCGGGCCGTGGTGCCAAGAGGGCTTTTTACGGCACTTCGTTGGCTCTGACGCTGCTGGTGGGCTACTTTTACGGCACTGATACTCGGGCTAGTGCCCATCGGTATGCCATTGTGCCCTTGATTCGCGCCATATATCCcgatgcggaggaggcgcaTCATGTTGGTGTGGATAGCCTGAAGCTTATGTATCGGTATGGTCTTCATCCGAGAGAGCGAGGGAACCCGGATGCGGATGGTGCGCTCGCTACGGAG GTCTTTGGCTACACACTCACCAACCCCATCGGCATCTCCGCTGGTCTGGACAAACACGCCGACATCCCCGATGCACTGCTCGAGGTCGGACCCGCGAtcgtcgaggtcggcggcaCGACTCCCCTGCCACAGGAAGGAAATCCTCAGCCCCGAGTTTTCCGTCTGCCCTCGCAGCACGCGATGATCAACCGCTACGGCTTGAACTCCAAGGGCGCGGACCACATGGCTGCGGTGATGAAGCAGCGGGTGCGAGACTTTGCCCACGCCGCCGGGCTGGGCGAGCACGATCTCTCTGAGCAGTGGATCCTGGACGGCGAAGCGGGTGTTCCTCCTGGTAGTCTGGTGCCAGGCAAATTGCTAGCTGTGCAGGTTGCCAAGAACAAACTTACCCCGGACGCGGATCTCGACGCCATCAAGCGCGACTATGTCTACTGCGTGGACCGGGTGGCCCGGTACGCGGATATTCTGGTGGTCAATGTGTCCAGCCCCAACACGCCCGGGCTGCGCGACCTGCAAGCGACCGCCCCGCTCACCGCGATCCTGACGGCTGTCGTCGGCGCGGCGAAGAGCGTGGAGCGCAAGACAAAGCCATTCGTCATGGTCAAGGTCAGTCCGGACGAAGACTCGAATGAGCAGGTCTCCGGGATCTGCGAGGCTGTCTGGAATTCCGGAGTCGACGGCGTTATCGTGGGCAATACGACGAACCGTCgtccagatcctcttccCGCGGGATTCGCTCTCCCTGCCCAGGAGCAGCAAACCCTCAAGGAGACAGGCGGGTATTCGGGCCCGCAGCTCTTTGATCGGTCCGTTGCTCTGGTCGCGCGCTACCGCGCTCTGCTCGATCAGGGaccctcatcgtcggcggaGCAGGATGTGGAGAGCCACTCGGCTCCGCGCAAGGTCATTTTCGCCTCCGGTGGAATCACCAATGGCCAGCAGGCGCTCGCGGCTCTCCGTGCCGGCGCCTCGGTCGCTATGATGTACACGGGGCTGGTCTACGGGGGCATCGGCACCGTCACGCGGGTcaagcaggagctgcgcgaggagctgcagaaaAAGTAA